The Ciconia boyciana chromosome 2, ASM3463844v1, whole genome shotgun sequence genome has a segment encoding these proteins:
- the MIOS gene encoding GATOR2 complex protein MIOS, with protein sequence MSGSKPDILWAPHHVDRFVVCDSELSLYHIDSAVSSELKAGSLRLSEETTATLLSINSDTPYMKCVAWYPKYDPECLLAVGQANGRVVLTSLGQDHNSKSKDLIGKEFVPKHARQCNTLAWNPLDSNWLAAGLDKHRADFSVLIWDISSKYAPETAVATEKVRLSAGDPEAGLVVTKPLYELGQNDACLSLCWLPRDQKLLLAGMHRNLAIFDLRNTSQKIFVNTKAVQGVTVDPYFHDRVASFYEGQVAIWDLRKFEKPVLTLTEQPKPLTKVAWCPTRTGLLATLTRDSNIIRLYDMQHTPTPIGDETEPTIIERSVQPCENYIASFAWHPTSQNRMVVVTPNRTMSDFTVFERISLAWSPVTSLMWACGRHLYECTEEGKASSLEKDIATKMRLRALSRYGLDTEQVWRNHLLAGNEDPQLKSLWYTLHFMKQYTEDMDQKLTGNKGPLVYAGIKSIVKSSLGTTENLRHSRSGSDRQADIIQYLSEERSLALQLCGWIKKGTDLDVEPFLNSLEQEGDWERAAAVALFNLDIRRAIQILNKGASSGKGDLNLNVVAMALSGYTDEKNSLWREMCSTLRLQLNNPYLCAMFAFLTSESGSYDGVLYENNVAVRDRVAFACKFLNDAQLNRFIEKLTNEMKDAGNLEGILLTGLTKDGVDLMESYVDRTGDVQTASYCMLQGSPSDVLKDERVQYWIENYRNLLDAWRFWHKRAEFDIHRSKLDPSSKPLAQVFVSCNFCGKSISYSCSAIPHQGRGFSQYGVSGSPTKSKVTSCPGCRKPLPRCALCLINMGTPVSSCPGGSKSDEKVDLSKDKKLAQFNNWFTWCHNCRHGGHAGHMLSWFRDHTECPVSACSCKCMQLDTTGNLIPAETVQA encoded by the exons ATGAGTGGCTCCAAACCTGATATTCTGTGGGCCCCGCACCACGTTGACAGATTTGTTGTATGCGATTCGGAATTGAGCCTTTATCACATTGACTCTGCTGTAAGTTCAGAACTCAAGGCAGGGTCCTTGCGGTTATCGGAAGAAACTACAGCTACGCTATTGTCAATAAATTCAGATACACCGTATATGAAATGTGTGGCTTGGTATCCAAAGTACGATCCGGAATGTCTCCTTGCTGTTGGTCAGGCCAATGGTCGAGTGGTACTTACTAGCCTCGGTCAAGATCACAACTCAAAATCTAAAGATTTGATAGGCAAAGAGTTTGTTCCCAAACACGCACGGCAATGCAATACCCTTGCGTGGAACCCACTAGATAGTAATTGGCTTGCTGCCGGGTTAGATAAACATCGAGCTGACTTTTCAGTATTGATTTGGGATATCAGTAGCAAATATGCCCCAGAGACTGCAGTTGCTACAGAGAAAGTAAGACTTTCGGCAGGAGATCCGGAAGCAGGACTGGTAGTAACAAAGCCACTGTATGAATTAGGACAGAACGATgcttgtctctctctctgttggCTTCCACGGGATCAGAAGCTGCTTTTAGCTGGAATGCATCGAAATCTGGCTATCTTTGATCTGAGGAACACAAgccaaaaaatatttgtaaacacCAAGGCTGTCCAAGGAGTGACTGTTGATCCCTATTTCCACGATCGTGTAGCTTCCTTCTATGAAGGTCAGGTTGCCATATGGGATTTAAGAAAGTTTGAAAAGCCTGTTTTGACTTTGACAGAGCAACCTAAACCCTTAACAAAAGTTGCGTGGTGTCCAACAAGAACTGGACTGTTAGCTACTTTAACAAGGGATAGTAATATCATTAGACTGTATGACATGCAGCATACTCCCACCCCTATTGGAGATGAAACTGAGCCAACAATAATTGAAAGAAGTGTACAACCATGTGAAAACTACATTGCTTCATTTGCCTGGCATCCCACAAGTCAAAATCGAATGGTGGTAGTGACTCCCAACAGGACTATGTCTGACTTCacagtttttgaaagaatttcTCTTGCATGGAGTCCAGTGACATCCTTAATGTGGGCTTGTGGACGACATTTATACGAGTgtacagaagaaggaaaggctAGTTCCTTGGAAAAAGACATAGCAACCAAAATGCGGCTCAGAGCTCTGTCAAGGTATGGTCTTGATACTGAACAAGTCTGGAGAAATCACCTCCTAGCTGGAAATGAAGATCCTCAGCTGAAGTCGCTTTGGTACACTCTGCATT TTATGAAGCAGTATACTGAAGATATGGATCAAAAACTTACAGGAAACAAAGGTCCCTTAGTTTATGCTGGCATTAAATCAATTGTGAAGTCATCTTTGG GAACAACAGAAAACCTCAGGCACAGCAGGAGTGGATCTGATAGACAGGCAGATATTATTCAGTATCTGAGTGAGGAGAGATCCTTGGCTTTGCAGCTCTGTGGATGGATAAAGAAGGGAACAGACTTAGATGTGGAACCTTTTTTAAATTCGTTGGAACAGGAAGGAGACTGGGAGcgagctgctgctgtggcactTTTCAACTTGGACATACGGCGAGCAATACAAATTCTAAATAAAGGGGCTTCCTCGGGAAAAG GTGATCTGAACCTTAATGTAGTAGCAATGGCTCTATCAGGCTACACAGATGAGAAGAACTCACTTTGGAGAGAAATGTGCAGTACTCTAAGACTGCAATTGAACAATCCCTACTTATGTGCTATGTTTGCTTTCCTGACAAGTGAGTCTGGTTCATATGATGGTGTTTTG tatgaaaataatgtagCTGTACGAGACAGAGTGGCATTTGCTTGCAAGTTCCTCAATGATGCTCAG ctgaaCAGGTTTATTGAAAAGCTGAcgaatgaaatgaaagatgcTGGGAATTTGGAGGGAATACTGTTAACAGGGCTGACAAAAGATGGAGTTGACTTGATGGAAAGTTATGTTGACAGAACTGGAGATGTCCAGACAGCAAGCTATTGCATGCTACAG GGTTCTCCATCGGATGTACTTAAGGATGAGAGGGTTCAGTACTGGATCGAGAACTACAGGAATCTTTTAGATGCTTGGAGATTTTGGCATAAACGTGCAGAATTTGATATCCATAGGAGTAAGCTAGATCCCAGTTCAAAACCTTTAGCCCAG GTGTTTGTGAGTTgcaatttctgtggaaaatcaATCTCTTACAGCTGTTCAGCTATTCCTCATCAGGGGCGAGGTTTTAGCCAATACGGAGTTAGCGGTTCACCAACTAAGTCAAAAGTTACAAGCTGTCCTGGTTGCCGTAAACCCCTTCCTCGCTGTGCACTTTGCTTGATAAATATGGGAACACCAGTTTCCAGCTGTCCAG GAGGATCCAAGTCAGATGAAAAAGTGGATCTTAGCAAAGACAAGAAATTAGCCCAGTTCAACAACTGGTTTACTTGGTGTCACAACTGTAGGCATGGTGGACATGCTGGGCATATGCTTAGCTGGTTCAG GGACCATACTGAGTGCCCAGTTTCTGCCTGCTCTTGTAAGTGTATGCAGCTGGATACAACAGGGAATCTCATTCCAGCAGAGACTGTCCAGGCATAA